One stretch of Lytechinus variegatus isolate NC3 chromosome 17, Lvar_3.0, whole genome shotgun sequence DNA includes these proteins:
- the LOC121430453 gene encoding uncharacterized protein LOC121430453 isoform X1, protein MLTGKCDLATQIWGNNNTENSMDTSASNFSTTEEQQSKSYSQINSSDLSLTANDDVGEQGNNSFVSNLPSYYESTPLVDAPIRQPVDKAERDEYTISDNDNEIVGLNDVASHQEGTLANGHSTSIQLTQEQNEPNPHSSESEQEINPNHATTMPYPPLGTTETSQLFPEEFSRLESQAEVPLDNGLVGESATINETSVIGGGSVTHADGQVINHRLLKLPSYAGGGEYPAEPPPSYEDSNPIPVPQTMSPREPSASTFTPPTAQLISRNFGTTPIYTICPSCGEEVRTVTVFVPGALTYLMVCIFLMLGWWFMCCLIPFCVQGFKDVHHVCPHCKKTIGRYDRIGN, encoded by the exons ATGCTAACTGGTAAGTGTGATCTG GCCACACAGATCTGGGGAAACAACAATACCGAAAACAGTATGGATACTTCAGCCTCAAATTTCTCAACTACAGAAGAACAGCAAAGCAAATCATACAGCCAAATTAACTCGTCAGATCTCTCGCTAACGGCTAATGACGATGTGGGTGAACAAGgaaataattcatttgtttctAACCTCCCGTCCTATTACGAATCTACTCCATTAGTAGATGCACCTATCAGGCAACCTGTAGATAAAGCCGAACGAGATGAATATACTATctctgataatgacaatgagaTTGTTGGGCTGAATGACGTTGCGAGTCATCAAGAAGGAACGTTAGCAAATGGACATTCAACTTCAATACAGTTGACGCAGGAACAAAATGAGCCAAATCCACACTCATCCGAGTCTGAGCAAGAAATCAATCCAAATCATGCCACAACCATGCCCTATCCACCATTAGGTACGACTGAAACATCACAGCTGTTTCCTGAAGAGTTTTCTCGACTCGAGTCACAAGCAGAAGTGCCATTGGATAATGGCCTCGTGGGTGAATCGGCTACCATCAATGAAACTTCTGTTATTGGAGGGGGAAGCGTAACTCATGCAGATGGTCAGGTAATAAATCATAGACTCTTAAAGTTACCATCGTACGCAGGAGGGGGAGAGTATCCAGCCGAACCTCCCCCATCGTATGAAGATAGCAACCCGATACCAGTACCTCAAACTATGAGCCCAAGGGAACCATCTGCATCAACATTTACGCCACCAA cagCTCAGTTAATCAgtcgtaatttcggaaccacaccCATCTACACAATCTGCCCATCCTGCGGGGAAGAAGTCAGGACAGTAACGGTTTTTGTTCCAGGGGCGCTTACATATCTCATGGTCTGTATCTTCTTAATGCTTGG ATGGTGGTTCATGTGTTGTTTGATTCCATTCTGTGTTCAAGGCTTCAAGGATGTACACCACGTTTGTCCACACTGTAAGAAGACGATTGGTAGATATGACAGGATCGGCAACTga
- the LOC121430453 gene encoding uncharacterized protein LOC121430453 isoform X2, producing the protein MLTGKCDLATQIWGNNNTENSMDTSASNFSTTEEQQSKSYSQINSSDLSLTANDDVGEQGNNSFVSNLPSYYESTPLVDAPIRQPVDKAERDEYTISDNDNEIVGLNDVASHQEGTLANGHSTSIQLTQEQNEPNPHSSESEQEINPNHATTMPYPPLGTTETSQLFPEEFSRLESQAEVPLDNGLVGESATINETSVIGGGSVTHADGQVINHRLLKLPSYAGGGEYPAEPPPSYEDSNPIPVPQTMSPREPSASTFTPPTQLISRNFGTTPIYTICPSCGEEVRTVTVFVPGALTYLMVCIFLMLGWWFMCCLIPFCVQGFKDVHHVCPHCKKTIGRYDRIGN; encoded by the exons ATGCTAACTGGTAAGTGTGATCTG GCCACACAGATCTGGGGAAACAACAATACCGAAAACAGTATGGATACTTCAGCCTCAAATTTCTCAACTACAGAAGAACAGCAAAGCAAATCATACAGCCAAATTAACTCGTCAGATCTCTCGCTAACGGCTAATGACGATGTGGGTGAACAAGgaaataattcatttgtttctAACCTCCCGTCCTATTACGAATCTACTCCATTAGTAGATGCACCTATCAGGCAACCTGTAGATAAAGCCGAACGAGATGAATATACTATctctgataatgacaatgagaTTGTTGGGCTGAATGACGTTGCGAGTCATCAAGAAGGAACGTTAGCAAATGGACATTCAACTTCAATACAGTTGACGCAGGAACAAAATGAGCCAAATCCACACTCATCCGAGTCTGAGCAAGAAATCAATCCAAATCATGCCACAACCATGCCCTATCCACCATTAGGTACGACTGAAACATCACAGCTGTTTCCTGAAGAGTTTTCTCGACTCGAGTCACAAGCAGAAGTGCCATTGGATAATGGCCTCGTGGGTGAATCGGCTACCATCAATGAAACTTCTGTTATTGGAGGGGGAAGCGTAACTCATGCAGATGGTCAGGTAATAAATCATAGACTCTTAAAGTTACCATCGTACGCAGGAGGGGGAGAGTATCCAGCCGAACCTCCCCCATCGTATGAAGATAGCAACCCGATACCAGTACCTCAAACTATGAGCCCAAGGGAACCATCTGCATCAACATTTACGCCACCAA CTCAGTTAATCAgtcgtaatttcggaaccacaccCATCTACACAATCTGCCCATCCTGCGGGGAAGAAGTCAGGACAGTAACGGTTTTTGTTCCAGGGGCGCTTACATATCTCATGGTCTGTATCTTCTTAATGCTTGG ATGGTGGTTCATGTGTTGTTTGATTCCATTCTGTGTTCAAGGCTTCAAGGATGTACACCACGTTTGTCCACACTGTAAGAAGACGATTGGTAGATATGACAGGATCGGCAACTga
- the LOC121430453 gene encoding uncharacterized protein LOC121430453 isoform X3 has translation MDTSASNFSTTEEQQSKSYSQINSSDLSLTANDDVGEQGNNSFVSNLPSYYESTPLVDAPIRQPVDKAERDEYTISDNDNEIVGLNDVASHQEGTLANGHSTSIQLTQEQNEPNPHSSESEQEINPNHATTMPYPPLGTTETSQLFPEEFSRLESQAEVPLDNGLVGESATINETSVIGGGSVTHADGQVINHRLLKLPSYAGGGEYPAEPPPSYEDSNPIPVPQTMSPREPSASTFTPPTAQLISRNFGTTPIYTICPSCGEEVRTVTVFVPGALTYLMVCIFLMLGWWFMCCLIPFCVQGFKDVHHVCPHCKKTIGRYDRIGN, from the exons ATGGATACTTCAGCCTCAAATTTCTCAACTACAGAAGAACAGCAAAGCAAATCATACAGCCAAATTAACTCGTCAGATCTCTCGCTAACGGCTAATGACGATGTGGGTGAACAAGgaaataattcatttgtttctAACCTCCCGTCCTATTACGAATCTACTCCATTAGTAGATGCACCTATCAGGCAACCTGTAGATAAAGCCGAACGAGATGAATATACTATctctgataatgacaatgagaTTGTTGGGCTGAATGACGTTGCGAGTCATCAAGAAGGAACGTTAGCAAATGGACATTCAACTTCAATACAGTTGACGCAGGAACAAAATGAGCCAAATCCACACTCATCCGAGTCTGAGCAAGAAATCAATCCAAATCATGCCACAACCATGCCCTATCCACCATTAGGTACGACTGAAACATCACAGCTGTTTCCTGAAGAGTTTTCTCGACTCGAGTCACAAGCAGAAGTGCCATTGGATAATGGCCTCGTGGGTGAATCGGCTACCATCAATGAAACTTCTGTTATTGGAGGGGGAAGCGTAACTCATGCAGATGGTCAGGTAATAAATCATAGACTCTTAAAGTTACCATCGTACGCAGGAGGGGGAGAGTATCCAGCCGAACCTCCCCCATCGTATGAAGATAGCAACCCGATACCAGTACCTCAAACTATGAGCCCAAGGGAACCATCTGCATCAACATTTACGCCACCAA cagCTCAGTTAATCAgtcgtaatttcggaaccacaccCATCTACACAATCTGCCCATCCTGCGGGGAAGAAGTCAGGACAGTAACGGTTTTTGTTCCAGGGGCGCTTACATATCTCATGGTCTGTATCTTCTTAATGCTTGG ATGGTGGTTCATGTGTTGTTTGATTCCATTCTGTGTTCAAGGCTTCAAGGATGTACACCACGTTTGTCCACACTGTAAGAAGACGATTGGTAGATATGACAGGATCGGCAACTga
- the LOC121431090 gene encoding choline dehydrogenase, mitochondrial-like, which translates to MNLPARSTTRIKGLNILKRMCPEIQPLRALSFLRQTGPDYDGEYTHIIVGAGSAGCVLANRLSARPSNKILLLEAGPKDNSWKIKMPAALQYPVSQKTYNWYYHTVPQRHMNNREMFWPRGKVLGGSSSINAMCYVRGHAYDYDRWEQEGALGWSYADCLPYFKLSQCHEFGEDDYRGGDGPLHVSRGTSKNPLFDTFIKAGEECGYPVTSDMNGYQQEGFGYMDMTIYKGLRWNTANAFLRTGDVLQRKNLTVHPRSFVNRVVFEGEKAVGIEYIRKNTTLIARASDEVILCGGAVNSPQLLMLSGVGNADDLNELGIPVVTHLPGVGQNLQDHLEIILQYSCTKPVTLYKAQWKFPHVMLAIGLQWFMFQTGLGASNHFEAGAFFRSRAFIEHPDIQLHFLPSAAFDHGQVEGNCHAFQAHINTLRATSRGFIKLKSRNPKEQPLIDPNYLETEIDRWELREGIKLTREIFQQPAFDDYRGEEIMPGSSVQSDSDLDAYIRSTGSTIYHPSCTCKMGSEDDSMAVVDHSTRVFGLENLRVVDASIMPSVVSGNTNAPTIMIAEKAADIILGNKPLERINPPVWNPASLQTQRDFIPMSSSQ; encoded by the coding sequence GTCTTAATATTTTGAAGCGAATGTGCCCTGAAATACAGCCATTACGAGCTCTTAGTTTCCTGAGGCAAACTGGCCCTGATTATGATGGAGAGTACACCCATATCATCGTTGGAGCAGGGTCTGCAGGATGTGTTCTGGCCAATCGTCTATCTGCCCGACCCAGTAACAAGATTCTTCTCCTGGAAGCTGGTCCTAAAGATAActcttggaaaataaaaatgcctGCAGCCCTTCAGTACCCTGTAAGTCAGAAGACATACAACTGGTATTACCACACAGTTCCTCAAAGGCACATGAATAACAGAGAGATGTTCTGGCCAAGAGGTAAGGTCCTAGGTGGATCATCCTCTATCAATGCAATGTGTTATGTTAGAGGACATGCTTATGATTACGATAGATGGGAACAGGAGGGCGCTTTAGGATGGTCTTACGCAGATTGTTTGCCTTACTTTAAACTGTCCCAGTGTCATGAATTTGGTGAAGATGACTACCGTGGAGGAGATGGCCCTCTTCATGTATCTAGAGGTACTTCAAAAAATCCATTATTTGATACATTCATCAAAGCTGGTGAAGAATGCGGATATCCAGTCACATCAGATATGAATGGATATCAACAGGAGGGGTTTGGGTACATGGATATGACAATATACAAGGGTTTAAGGTGGAATACTGCAAATGCCTTCCTTAGAACGGGCGATGTCCTCCAGAGAAAGAACCTCACTGTACACCCAAGGTCTTTTGTTAACAGGGTTGTATTCGAAGGAGAAAAAGCTGTGGGGATTGAGTACATTCGTAAAAATACAACGCTGATTGCCAGAGCATCCGACGAGGTGATTTTATGTGGGGGCGCAGTGAACTCACCACAATTATTGATGTTATCCGGTGTTGGAAATGCAGATGATTTGAACGAACTCGGCATTCCAGTGGTAACTCACCTTCCAGGCGTTGGGCAGAATCTCCAAGATCACCTGGAAATCATACTCCAGTATAGTTGCACCAAACCTGTGACACTATATAAGGCACAGTGGAAGTTTCCTCATGTCATGTTAGCGATCGGTCTGCAATGGTTTATGTTTCAAACTGGACTTGGTGCTTCTAATCATTTCGAAGCAGGTGCGTTCTTCAGGAGCCGAGCATTTATCGAGCATCCAGATATCCAGCTACATTTCCTACCTTCAGCAGCCTTCGATCACGGACAGGTTGAAGGAAATTGTCATGCATTCCAGGCTCATATAAATACGCTGAGAGCAACCAGCAGAGGTTTCATAAAACTCAAGTCACGTAATCCAAAGGAGCAGCCCCTGATTGACCCCAACTATCTAGAGACTGAGATTGACCGTTGGGAGCTCCGAGAAGGAATTAAGCTAACAAGAGAGATCTTCCAGCAGCCAGCGTTCGACGATTACCGTGGAGAGGAAATCATGCCGGGTTCTTCCGTTCAGTCTGATTCTGACTTGGATGCCTATATCCGATCAACTGGAAGCACAATTTACCACCCATCTTGCACATGCAAGATGGGTTCGGAAGATGATTCCATGGCCGTAGTTGACCACAGTACGCGAGTCTTTGGCCTAGAGAATCTCAGGGTTGTTGACGCATCCATCATGCCCAGCGTTGTCAGCGGAAACACCAATGCCCCAACGATCATGATAGCTGAGAAGGCAGCTGACATCATCCTTGGTAACAAACCTCTTGAGAGAATCAACCCACCAGTCTGGAACCCTGCATCCTTACAAACTCAGAGAGACTTTATACCGATGTCCTCATCACAATAA